A window from Bufo bufo chromosome 1, aBufBuf1.1, whole genome shotgun sequence encodes these proteins:
- the C1H15orf61 gene encoding uncharacterized protein C15orf61 homolog isoform X1 yields the protein MAAASSTAQALKVLSADTRQTFSAAAAILGDMILVKKAHNTLLRVLLFPAVSSRRPRPDASEVLTQHLLQRDLPHWTSFCVKYSTVNNDQFGLSNFNWEVNGTNYHILRTGCFPFIKYHCSRAAPQDLHLHNHFFTTLKAINLGIPTLMYGLGSWLFARVTETVPTSCGPVTIYFLIKEDKGAMF from the exons ATGGCAGCTGCATCCTCTACTGCGCAGGCTTTGAAAGTGctcagtgcagatacaagacagacATTCTCAGCAGCTGCCGCCATTTTGGGAG ACATGATATTGGTAAAGAAAGCCCACAACACATTGCTGCGCGTCCTTCTCTTCCCTGCTGTTTCCTCCAGGCGTCCTCGTCCCGACGCCTCTGAAGTCTTGACCCAGCACCTCCTGCAGCGGGACCTACCACACTGGACTTCTTTTTGTGTCAAGTACAGCACTGTTAACAATGACCAGTTTGGCTTATCAAACTTCAACTGGGAAGTGAATGGCACAAATTACCATATCCTCCGAACGGGCTGTTTCCCATTCATTAAATATCACTGCTCCCGTGCTGCCCCCCAGGACCTGCATCTTCACAACCACTTCTTTACCACACTAAAAGCCATAAATCTAG GGATCCCCACTCTAATGTATGGCCTAGGATCTTGGCTGTTTGCCCGAGTTACCGAGACGGTTCCTACCAGCTGTGGACCGGTGACCATCTACTTTCTGATCAAGGAGGACAAAGGAGCCATGTTTTGA
- the C1H15orf61 gene encoding uncharacterized protein C15orf61 homolog isoform X2 has protein sequence MAERAEQFLSQHALSLALVLINLLHYMILVKKAHNTLLRVLLFPAVSSRRPRPDASEVLTQHLLQRDLPHWTSFCVKYSTVNNDQFGLSNFNWEVNGTNYHILRTGCFPFIKYHCSRAAPQDLHLHNHFFTTLKAINLGIPTLMYGLGSWLFARVTETVPTSCGPVTIYFLIKEDKGAMF, from the exons ATGGCAGAAAGAGCAGAGCAGTTCCTCAGCCAGCACGCTCTGTCCCTGGCACTGGTTCTGATTAATCTTCTGCACT ACATGATATTGGTAAAGAAAGCCCACAACACATTGCTGCGCGTCCTTCTCTTCCCTGCTGTTTCCTCCAGGCGTCCTCGTCCCGACGCCTCTGAAGTCTTGACCCAGCACCTCCTGCAGCGGGACCTACCACACTGGACTTCTTTTTGTGTCAAGTACAGCACTGTTAACAATGACCAGTTTGGCTTATCAAACTTCAACTGGGAAGTGAATGGCACAAATTACCATATCCTCCGAACGGGCTGTTTCCCATTCATTAAATATCACTGCTCCCGTGCTGCCCCCCAGGACCTGCATCTTCACAACCACTTCTTTACCACACTAAAAGCCATAAATCTAG GGATCCCCACTCTAATGTATGGCCTAGGATCTTGGCTGTTTGCCCGAGTTACCGAGACGGTTCCTACCAGCTGTGGACCGGTGACCATCTACTTTCTGATCAAGGAGGACAAAGGAGCCATGTTTTGA
- the C1H15orf61 gene encoding uncharacterized protein C15orf61 homolog isoform X3 yields MILVKKAHNTLLRVLLFPAVSSRRPRPDASEVLTQHLLQRDLPHWTSFCVKYSTVNNDQFGLSNFNWEVNGTNYHILRTGCFPFIKYHCSRAAPQDLHLHNHFFTTLKAINLGIPTLMYGLGSWLFARVTETVPTSCGPVTIYFLIKEDKGAMF; encoded by the exons ATGATATTGGTAAAGAAAGCCCACAACACATTGCTGCGCGTCCTTCTCTTCCCTGCTGTTTCCTCCAGGCGTCCTCGTCCCGACGCCTCTGAAGTCTTGACCCAGCACCTCCTGCAGCGGGACCTACCACACTGGACTTCTTTTTGTGTCAAGTACAGCACTGTTAACAATGACCAGTTTGGCTTATCAAACTTCAACTGGGAAGTGAATGGCACAAATTACCATATCCTCCGAACGGGCTGTTTCCCATTCATTAAATATCACTGCTCCCGTGCTGCCCCCCAGGACCTGCATCTTCACAACCACTTCTTTACCACACTAAAAGCCATAAATCTAG GGATCCCCACTCTAATGTATGGCCTAGGATCTTGGCTGTTTGCCCGAGTTACCGAGACGGTTCCTACCAGCTGTGGACCGGTGACCATCTACTTTCTGATCAAGGAGGACAAAGGAGCCATGTTTTGA